In a single window of the Thermoanaerobaculia bacterium genome:
- the argJ gene encoding bifunctional glutamate N-acetyltransferase/amino-acid acetyltransferase ArgJ — protein sequence MRLPKGFLASGVRSGIRKKRPDLALIVSEGGASAAAAVFTKNRFSAAPVELSRTALRRSGGRVRAVVVNSGCANAITGAEGTRAAARVRQRTAALLGCPPSEVFLASTGVIGVLLPDEKIRAALPDAVARLSSGGIDAASLAILTTDTGPKVASATFRLGPRRGRIVGFAKGAGMIHPNLATMLGFVMTDVAATPEYLRRALREAVDSTFNAISVDGDTSTNDSVLLMASGRLGNEPLAGEDGDDFRRALATVCGELAWRIVRDGEGATRVMEITVRGAATAKEAKLAANAIATSPLVKTALHGGDPNWGRILAAIGRSGARVSTGRVELSAGPVRLVVEGAAASYRERDAARVFARERVPVLADLGAGKASATVLASDLGHDYVSLNADYRS from the coding sequence ATGAGGCTGCCGAAGGGGTTCCTCGCGAGCGGAGTCCGGAGCGGCATCCGGAAGAAGCGTCCCGACCTGGCGCTCATCGTCTCCGAGGGGGGCGCGTCGGCGGCGGCGGCCGTCTTCACGAAGAACCGCTTCTCGGCCGCGCCCGTCGAGCTCTCGCGGACGGCGCTCCGCCGGAGTGGCGGCCGCGTCCGCGCGGTCGTCGTCAACTCCGGCTGCGCGAACGCGATCACGGGAGCGGAAGGAACCCGGGCCGCGGCGCGAGTCCGCCAGCGGACGGCCGCCCTCCTCGGCTGTCCGCCTTCCGAAGTCTTTCTCGCCTCCACCGGCGTGATCGGCGTCCTCCTCCCGGACGAGAAGATCCGGGCGGCGCTGCCGGACGCGGTGGCCCGGCTCTCTTCCGGAGGCATCGACGCCGCCTCGCTCGCGATCCTGACGACCGACACCGGACCGAAGGTCGCGTCGGCGACGTTCCGGCTGGGGCCCCGGCGCGGCCGCATCGTCGGCTTCGCGAAGGGCGCGGGGATGATCCATCCGAACCTCGCGACCATGCTCGGGTTCGTGATGACGGACGTCGCGGCCACGCCGGAATACCTGCGCCGGGCGCTCCGGGAAGCGGTCGATTCGACGTTCAACGCGATTTCCGTGGACGGCGACACGTCCACCAACGACAGCGTTCTCCTCATGGCCTCCGGGCGCCTCGGGAACGAGCCGCTCGCAGGCGAAGACGGCGACGACTTCCGCCGGGCGCTCGCGACCGTCTGCGGGGAGCTCGCGTGGCGGATCGTGCGGGACGGCGAGGGGGCGACGCGCGTGATGGAGATCACGGTTCGCGGCGCCGCGACGGCGAAAGAGGCGAAGCTCGCGGCCAACGCGATCGCGACGTCGCCCCTCGTGAAGACCGCGCTCCACGGCGGCGACCCGAACTGGGGGCGCATCCTCGCGGCGATCGGCCGGAGCGGCGCCCGGGTCTCGACGGGCCGAGTGGAGCTCTCCGCCGGGCCGGTTCGCCTCGTCGTGGAAGGCGCCGCGGCTTCCTACCGGGAACGGGATGCCGCCCGGGTCTTCGCGAGGGAACGGGTGCCGGTCCTCGCCGACCTCGGGGCGGGAAAGGCGTCGGCGACCGTGCTGGCCAGCGACCTGGGGCACGACTACGTTTCCCTCAACGCGGACTACAGATCGTAG